The Solanum lycopersicum chromosome 2, SLM_r2.1 DNA window taaataattcaaagcttaaaaaaattattgagcttttttcaaaatatttactcTTCATTTAATAAAGTTCTTAACTACTAAAGAAAAGACTTGTATAAGTTATACAATACACGCTTGTTGTGTTAATTATTTGTAACTGACTTCATCAGATGCCAAAAGAAGTTTTCACAcactaattttgtattttagctAATCTTCACATTGACAATTACATCTATGTTCAAACACTATTAATGATATCTTTAGACCCTTTTCTTAAGGtcaaaacaaacttaaaaagtAACTTTAAGGAGGGTGGTGGGGGGTTGTTGAGGTTGAGGTGGCCATTATAGAAGAGATCTCATGTAAGGACACACAAGAATGTTTCGATACTGACTTCAAACAAAGAATATAATGTCCTATTAAGTAATAAGAAATTCAGAATGTTTTTTAATAATACtacattttcttcctttttttttaaagtcatCTAATTATGAGTGCAAAGTTGAACAATTCTCCTTCTTTATCGATGGAGCTAGGAAACAGCAGTAGcgataaatcatcaaaattttccatAAGAGCATATGTTAAACCCAGAATGCCAAGACTCCGATGGACTGATGATCTTCATCGCCGCTTTGTGCATGCTGTTGATCATCTTGGTGGAGTTGATCGTAAGCttaactttctctctctttttttttttaagattttacaTTCCACTATTAACAAAGAGGAGTGGATCTATATGTCATGATGACTTAATaatttggtatatatatatactaataattaGGAGCAACACCAAAGATGGTGCTACAAATAATGGATGTGAAGGGCATTACTATATCTCACATTAAGAGTCACCTTCAGGTAATTATCGGATCTTAACCctttaattttgttcttctttatttttttccaccttaagaaaatatatttttatgatataaacAGATGTACAGAAGCTTGAAACATCAAGAGATGCAAGGTATATATCtctttttacttaattttttccatcaaATTCCATTTCTTCTATATGATTTTGTATGtactagttatatatatataaaattaaaggagTGATTTAGGtgcataatttaaattttgcgatttttttttcaatcgcTTGAAACTTGATTTTATTATCTAAGTAGATGATAAAATAGAAAGTAAATGAGTAGTGAGCGATGAagcaatcaagaaaaaaaaaatgttatttgaaGTTCCATttgaggaaattttttttatgtttcattttagCCTTTTTGAGTTTTGCCTGATTCCATATCACCTTTACGATtgctaaaattgaaaaaaggaCATAGAACTACTTTTACTAAGGCTAGATTTATTGTTAGGGAGACccaaattgattttatttcgtCACATATATATAACGccattgaattaattaattacatctACCACCAACTCATTTGaccttttttgttttaaattaacTGAAGAATATGCTGCAAATGGGAGAAAGAGAAACAGAATTGATGGTTCAGATTCAATGAATATTCCTCAAGGAAACCTTGTTCATCGTTACAATCATATCAATGGCAAAGCCGCTGTGTTTGATAGTTCCGATCAAATGAATTTTCCTCAGGGAAACCTTGTTCACCGTTACAATCATAACAATGGCAAAGCCGCTGTGTTTGATGGTTCCGATCAAATGAATTTTCCACAGGGAAACCTTGTTCACTGTTACAATCATAACAATGGCAAAGCCGCTATGTTTGATGGTTCCGATCAAATGAATTTTCCTCAGGGAAACCTTGTTCATTGTTACAATCATAACAATGGCAAAGCCCCCATATTTAATGGTTCCGATGAAATGAATTTTCCACAGGGAAACCTTGTTCATCGTTACAATCATAACAATGGCAAATCTGTGTTTGATGGTTATCTTAATCCGACTGTAACAACTAACTATTTGGACAAAATTCCTTCCAGCTCTACTGCTTTTCCTCCTCCATGGTTCGtctcatttttcttctctttctttttcctattaaaaatggGAACTATTTTGAGTGTGAACACTTTTTACATCATCAATGTCGTAATAACCTAAAAAATAAGAGATATAACTCCGGAGCTAGTATTGAATTTCAATGATGATGTATGAAATTACATGTTTACCCCTTCCAGGAAACCTATGCCAGAGAAGAAGATGGGATTAGAAGGACGATGCTACATGTTTAGGGATTTTTTCGATGGAACCATTACTATTCGAGTAACAAACGAAAtccttaattcattttttattaattaactttcTTTACTTGACATATATAGTTACAaatgagaattttatttttgtttggatAGGATGGAGATGATGATAATAAAATCGTGCGAGCATATGGCATTAGCAATTTGCCTAATGAGAGTGCAACTTCAATGATTAAAGAGGAAGACTCCCATAGCACTATGTCCTTGGCGCTATCTCTCAGTTCAGatatctctcttgacctcaccCTTGGTTGAAATCCTTTGGTCTCTTCTATTTCCTCAAgggaaaaaacaaagaaaaactcttTTAGTTAATCCTTATTAAGTATATGCTAATACAAGAAATTTGTTTCTGTGTAAACTAACCTAGCTTAGCTATGTTAATTGAAACTTTTGCAACTTCATTAGATTAAAGGTGCAGTGataatttatattgtataagGGTTTAATTTCAACTGAATGTTAATCAACTTATCTCTAAGTATAAAAAGGTTATAAGTTAGAGAAAAGGTAATCTAATTgtatgtttttaattatatatttacgaCACCTCGATCCCCTTCATGTGTGGGCTTGAATATTAGTGTTTCTAATCCACAACCAAGCATGTGAAAAATCTTTATCATAATGCATAGTAATGGTAAGGCTTAGACTTAATTTGGACCTCATCTATTCTGATCTATACCATGTTAATTATCTAAAGTGTGTGTGACTATATCAgctagaaattaaaaattaaaagtccttattata harbors:
- the LOC138342185 gene encoding uncharacterized protein: MSAKLNNSPSLSMELGNSSSDKSSKFSIRAYVKPRMPRLRWTDDLHRRFVHAVDHLGGVDQYAANGRKRNRIDGSDSMNIPQGNLVHRYNHINGKAAVFDSSDQMNFPQGNLVHRYNHNNGKAAVFDGSDQMNFPQGNLVHCYNHNNGKAAMFDGSDQMNFPQGNLVHCYNHNNGKAPIFNGSDEMNFPQGNLVHRYNHNNGKSVFDGYLNPTVTTNYLDKIPSSSTAFPPPWKPMPEKKMGLEGRCYMFRDFFDGTITIRDGDDDNKIVRAYGISNLPNESATSMIKEEDSHSTMSLALSLSSDISLDLTLG